One Triticum dicoccoides isolate Atlit2015 ecotype Zavitan chromosome 5B, WEW_v2.0, whole genome shotgun sequence genomic window carries:
- the LOC119307426 gene encoding uncharacterized protein LOC119307426 → MNRQAPGWNKRLSAWSGSFDSTHLTSFWELWWWAAAATTMEFLMQPIRGSTFLEEVGESLVAAAVLAEPTVVDMLVEHQVALQETAEHRMLAQELLVGTVDAQILAATEAAAERRDNSPPSSELSTGKMNPVRLDGIRG, encoded by the exons ATGAATCGTCAGGCGCCTGGATGGAATAAGAG GCTGAGTGCATGGTCGGGTTCCTTCGATTCCACACACCTGACCTCATTTTGGGAGCTCtggtggtgggcggcggcggcgaccaccATGGAGTTCCTGATGCAGCCTATCCGTGG ATCCACTTTCCTAGAAGAGGTGGGCGAGAgtttggtggcggcggcggtgctggCGGAGCCGACTGTGGTGGATATGCTGGTGGAGCATCAGGTGGCGTTGCAGGAGACGGCGGAACACAGGATGCTGGCGCAGGAGCTTCTGGTTGGCACAGTGGACGCACAGATCTTGGCGGCCACtgaagcggcggcggagaggagagacaACTCGCCACCGAGCTCGGAGCTGTCAACTGGGAAGATGAACCCCGTGCGCCTGGATGGAATAAGAG gttga